In Kordiimonas pumila, a single genomic region encodes these proteins:
- a CDS encoding arginyltransferase, which produces MTDQGLQFPKFYVTAPSPCPYIEGYTERKVFTELRGPDAAALNEALGRVGFRRSQSVVYRPACENCSKCVSVRVRAGEFQLSRSQRRIVKRNNDIKSEVRPPIVTQEQYDVLEAYLATRHQDGSMAGMTLDEFQDMVETSPVATIMIEYRRVIDHKLVGVGLTDELTDGLSMIYSFFDTTMESRSLGSYIILDHIARASYANMPHVYLGYWVEGSRKMAYKAKYKPLEKLGPNGWYSVDPQ; this is translated from the coding sequence ATGACCGATCAGGGGCTACAATTTCCAAAGTTTTACGTGACGGCCCCGTCACCGTGCCCCTATATTGAAGGCTATACGGAACGCAAGGTTTTCACCGAGCTTCGTGGGCCAGATGCAGCAGCCCTTAACGAAGCGCTGGGGCGTGTTGGTTTTAGGCGTAGCCAATCTGTTGTATATCGCCCGGCTTGTGAAAACTGCTCTAAATGTGTGTCAGTGCGTGTACGGGCGGGCGAGTTTCAGCTATCGCGTTCTCAGCGCCGAATAGTAAAACGTAATAATGACATTAAATCCGAAGTGCGCCCACCCATTGTTACACAAGAACAATATGATGTTTTAGAAGCCTATTTAGCTACCCGCCACCAAGATGGTTCCATGGCAGGTATGACACTTGATGAATTTCAAGACATGGTAGAAACCAGCCCTGTTGCCACCATTATGATTGAATATCGCAGGGTTATTGATCACAAACTGGTTGGTGTAGGCTTAACTGACGAACTCACTGACGGACTATCCATGATATACAGCTTTTTTGATACGACCATGGAAAGCCGCAGCCTTGGCTCCTACATCATCTTAGATCATATCGCCCGCGCGAGTTACGCAAATATGCCCCATGTCTATTTGGGGTACTGGGTCGAAGGCAGTAGGAAAATGGCCTATAAAGCCAAATACAAGCCTTTAGAGAAACTTGGACCTAATGGTTGGTATAGTGTTGACCCTCAATAA